The DNA region CACAGCTTCCTTACCTTGACTGCTCCGGTCATAGACAGATCCTGGGATAATAGCTTCACGTGCATCATACATGGCAGTAGTCATGAAACGGGCACCCTAAAAATGTTACATGAAGTTAGACAATAAATCCTTACATTTAGAACCAATGTTGCAAACTGAAAAGCATTGCAACTTTACTCTAAAGTTCTTCAGGGTAGGGATTGTGTTCGGTTCTACCTGTCCAAGTATCAAATACATTTCAGCTTTAGATATATGCATGAAAGACATCCAAATCTGCCATTTAAATCAGTCATTTATTTCCAGTTATTATTTTAAgtgtttttcaatttaaaatgggCTAGAGTTTCATGAGACTGACACCATTTTACAGTTCTTATCACACAGTTCTCCTTTGCTCTGTCCTCAGGACTCAGGGTATCACCAGAACCCAATGACAAGAGTTATTTGTATTTACTGCCACTGATCCATATTTAGCTGAAGATAGTAGGATAAAATCACATTTAAGCTTAATAAGTTTAGTCACATCTAGGAAATCTGACATTCTTACAGAATGCTTAATTTCAAAAACTACTGCCTACATTTAAAACCCTACACAAGAAAGATGAGATTACTACAAAAAGGCTTCTCATCCAGTTGGGCTGGCCCTGGAAGCAGATCTAAGGAGGCAACCTGCTTGGTGACATCCCACCagctaagaaaaaaacccacagaaaaaaCAGATAGTTGCTAGGACTGAGCAAGTGAGGGAATGAGCAAGCTCCCTCCCCGCACTGCTCTGCCTCTGGATCCCAGGGCAGCTTTCACCTTTCCCTCATCTCACATAGGGCTCAGCTTCACACCATAGGAAGTGGGGCTTCAAGATGCTATAGAAAGAGCCCTGCAGTATCTTGAAGTAGTGCTGCCCCTGAAAAAGCACTGTGCAGGCAAGGGAGAGCAGGACATTCACTACCATCTCCCACAAAAGTCAGCCCCACCACCATCAGTTTCTCACTAGGACCAAAATCCCACCAATCCCCTCCAGCCACAACCTTGAGATAAAGTGGGTCACAGGAAAATCTGACCATTTTACAGTCATGTTTCCCTTTCTCccatatacattttttaaaaagacagactaGTGCATTTGTAGTAACTTACTGGGTTGATGGTATTGACAAGTTTACGGGGCTTGCTGAACTGCATAAGGCTTTCTCGGAGATTGTTTAGTGGTCCCTCTACCAGTACCTTCTGCTCCTTGTAGTAGTTCAGCAGGTGATTCCAAAGTGGCTGTTTAGACAGAGCTTTTGGGTTCCCAACAATAATTACTCCATATCTATGGAATAGCAGATGGTCATGTCAGATAAGTCAGCAGTCAACTGTAAAGCTTATTTTTAAGAAATTCTACATTAACCAAATTAACATGACATGACAAAACGCAGAATAAGATGTAGAAAGTTGCTCAAGTCGAGATATATTCTCCCTCTACACGGCTGTACCTCCCACTATCCTTATACGTATGAACTGCAAAGAGAATATAGTCCCAGCTCAACTAAGGCCTCAGGTTCATCGGCACACATCTGAGTGGCAGCTGAGAAGGAGGTTGTTAGTTTTATACCCTGCTTCCAACTTTTCCCAAATCAGTGGAGGTCATAAAATCTTGCTAGTGGTTGTTTCGTGCATACCACTCCCAAAAGTTTGCCCTACAGGGCAAACAGATTTTCTCCTTGACAATTCCTGCTATAGGCAGAAGTAAAGAAGAGAAGGAGCATGTGGGACTACAGAATGTTtaaatatgctgcttttgctgtgcTAGTGAACATCTGTGCCTGCAATTAAACACTTACAGCCTTAAATAAGGCCTCTAATGGCTATGGTTTGGAAGAGGACAATGGAAGTGGATGCAGCCACAGACTAGCTCCTTTCATTAGATGCCTTGATCTATTGCAAAGTCCATTAAGGTAAAGCCAAGAGACATTGATCCTGTGGCCAATATTTATCACAAAAAGACTATTATGCCATACAGTCATTTAAGAAAGATTGCTGCAGTGATTTCATTATACTGGTAATGGTATGCTATATTGACTAGTTTAGCAAACAAACCTACTGTGTACTTCAACCAGATTAGTTTACccaaaaaaacccttttaaaGTAAACCTGTGGGCATCAGTGAAACTGACAAAGCATCAATTTCACACTTCCCCACCCCTCAAGTGCCCCCCATGAGGCAGAGGCAAACTCTAGACCCATTCACAGGAGAGAAGAACCCAGAGAAACAATTgctgagagagagaagcagagcagtCAAGGCACCCCAGCTTCTGCTGACTGttggaaaatggggaaaaaatgaatgacATGGAACTCCCTTTCTGCCTCAGCAAACGGatgtgaggaggaagggacatGCCTGTTTCAAGGTCAGACTCCTCcacaaattttcattttctgacaATTTGTAGTCACTTGAATGTTAAAGCTATATGACCAATGTCATTTCAGTTGGTATGAGTGTGTTTCTAGAGATGCGGGAATCATTTTAACGTTCCTGTCAGCTTACTCAGATCGTTCTGTTCATCTTAGGTTTCCAAAAACAGCACAGTTTTTGTTGGGCAAGAGCTCATGTAAGTAATAAAAGTCTGCTACACCCATGCAGAGTATTATAATCATACTGCACCTTGCTCTGGTGAGAGCCACATTAAGACGTCTGGGATCATTTAAAAATCCAATTCCTTGGTGCTCATTGGCTCTTACACAAGAAAGGATAATAAAGTCCTTCTCTCGACCTTGGAAAGCATCAACACTTGCGATTTCCACTTCCTGCAAAGGAGAACCACCATGTAAACTGTGTCCCATTCGAAGCCCAGTGCAAGGAGAAGAGAACTGTGCTAAGGATCAGTATTATAAAGCATTTTGGCGCAACATCGCTAACCAACTGCATCATTTTGCGAACAACGTTGTTCTTGTGACATTAGTGGAATGATCAGATGAGTTAATGAATAAAAGCAGTTTCATTGAGGGAGAAAAAAGCATTCTTGGTTTTAGAACAAATAACTGTTACAGATCAGTGCTATGCTATCATTCACTAGGCATACTAACATCTGTATCAGAAAAATAAATTAGCCCCGCTGCTGCCAGACTGCCCTGTGGACTCCCCACTATTCTGAAGCACTGCTATTTTAAACAGCACGAATCAGTGTTGCAGCTCTCAAGCTATCCTACTGGAAAATCTGGATAACTGGCAGAGAAATTAGATTTGCTCCTGCCAGGAATATTCCACTAGCCTATTTCCATCAAAGTCTTCCTTCAGTGGAGGATATATTCACAAAACGTTTTCAGCATTACAAAAAAGGGATTCTATTAAGTATACAACTTTGGTCTTGTTTGCAGCGAAGACCCAAGAGTATAATAGTCAGTATAATACAGTCATTGGGGTCTTTTAAAGTAAGCTGAAACTGGAATTTCAAAGTAACTTGAAAGTGAAAAGAAGACCAGAAATAAAGTCTACTGTGAAACCGTACAAAGACTCCATACCTGATAGAGTTTTGTATGCAAGGAACCGCTGAACTGCATGTACTGCACCAGGTAAGAGCGCTGGCCCTCATAGGGAGTAATAATGCCAATCTGATCAGGTTTGGCACCCGCTTTCAATAACTTTGTAGTTATCTTCTCCACATTAGCAGCTTCCGTCCTAGGAagagaggttttttgttttattttttaaagtcactAAACTAGATATATTGCAGAAttaagttaaataaataaaagtttaacCTGCTAAATACTTCTTGCAAGTTATTGGgacctataaaaaaaaaaaaatcaaggctcAATGCTGCATTAGCCTTTTGTATGAAGGCTATTTTCAGTGGAAAGTATTTTCTTATGCTTGCATTACTCAACCAGTTTGACTGATTCAAATCAAGCTTTGCAGATGAGACCATACATGGAAAGAAAGCTTTTTTACTAAATTTCCTTTCAGCTAAAACTATCTGCACCTGAAAAAGGAAGAGGTTAAAATGGAAACTGGAATCTCCTCTTACATATGGTATTCCTTACCCAGCAAAGCTAAATACCTAGATGCCCTGGAATGACAAGTTGAAGTCTGTCTTCATCCTTCCAAAGCAGAGAATCTGTATACCTTACAGTTTATTGTGCAAACGTATTTTGGAGGAGATCTTAAAAACAGATCCTGTCTGTTGTATGGACAGTGAAGATCCCATGGGcacttatttattcatttttttaacattgcACAGTTCTAAACTAAACTTTGCTTTCTGCCCGCTGTTGTATCATTCATGTGCAAGTTGGTTTCCTTCGgcgctgcatttcagcagtgatgGATAATATATTGTGATGAAAGGCACTGTGAGAGAAACCGTATTAATACCATGAGAGTGAAGCGGTGACAAGCACTCCCAATAGCTGCATAAACATAGAAGTAAACTTCCTGGGAGAGGTTTTaaaggagcaggagggagagggagaagcggAAGGAGGAAGACGAGGGGAGAAGTGCCAGATTAAAGATATCCTTTTCCACTACATGTGTTTATTCTTTGCACTCTTTGACCTATGTTATCAGACAGACAGTTCCAACAGAAGCCTTTTTTCTTCAGAAGCTAGTGTATATTGGAGCCCAATGCTTCCATATAGCAGTTGACTGGAATTTGCTGCTGCAGTAATCAATTCACACCACACAGATCTGTGCTTGATGTTGGCTTGcttttgaaagtgagaacatgtaTCCACAGCGTTACCCACCACACAAGTAAACTTAAATGGATACACAATTATTTCAATCTCTGGTGTTAGTAGGACCACGAATCCTTCTCTTCTACTGAATTAAAACAGTACTTTGGAGTTCAAATATCTGGACTAGGACAATGCTGTGTAACTATTCCAGTGTGCTGGCCTAAGGGACAAATATCACTTATGGTTATAGAAATTAATTTCTCATCTAAATGAGACAGAACTCTAACTTAGATGCCTAGGCTCGTTTATACATCTAAGAACTTGTttgcgccccccccgccccatcaccaCAATATCCAAGCACCTCCCAAATATTATGAATTTCACAACAAAAGAGCCCTGTGATAGGggaatttttcattttacagatagggaactgaggcacagagattaagtgatttgcccatgggTCACAGTCTGTACCCGAGCTAGGAACTGAACCCCCGTCTCTTGAGTCCCTCTCCAGTGCCTTAGACGTAAGGTCATTCATCATCCTTCCTACAAATATTAGGAGAATCAATTAAGGCACTAAATGTGAAGGCAAGATAGGAAAAATTCCTAGGCActtaagtctcattgattttcaatgggacttagtcaCTACTGAAAATTTTCCCCACTTATATAACATTAGCATTGAATTTTATTTACCTGTTTAAGTAAGAGGTGCCTGAACTGGCAATTTCTTCTTGACCCTGTGTCACATAGAAAAACATTGGCTTATCTGGCTGGGGCCATTGGAAATCAAATCCCTTTTTCACACGGTCcgctgaggaggaaaaaaatataagCCAGAACATTCACAACGCTCCTTTAGCATCACACACCTTAAATGCACTGAGCAACCATTAAAATTAGCTGCAGTCCACAGTCAATGCCCCCGTTTCAACAAATGTGGTTAGGACATTTTATATTAATGAATCCCTCGTTCTGATTCTCGGTGGATTGCATGTAAGTCAATTTTGTACTGTGCCAATTGTATTTTACCTGCAGTAACACCATTCTGGAGTGACCCCTCATAAAAGATGTTGGATGGAAAAGCACTAAGTGCAGGGTGCATACGATACTGCACTTGCAGGCGAATTGGACGGATACCCAGCACCACAAGCCTCTCAAAAAGGGACTGAGACAGGCCTGCCTTTGCAGCTTTTTTACACATCACAACAGGACCAAGCTGGCAGTGATCACCTACAAGGatcagctgtttaaaaaaaagaaaaaaaaaaacattcaacaCTGACTATAGTATAGACACCTTAAGCTCTCACGCAGATGTCCTAGCTGATGCAATGCTACAACAGACTGATTTCAAGTCAAACTGAATGTATAGCATATTACTCTAAAATTATCAGCAAGAATGCTGATGAGTTTCAAATATGCTTTATGTCTAGTAACGAATAGCAGACCTTGTAGCCCCTTAGAGTCATCCAGAGGTGAAGTCTCCAGTCAGACCTTAACATGTCAAGCACACTGAAACAAAGATAGCACTTTGGAAAGAGGACAATTTTATTGCtgtcacataaaacaaaagttgTTTGGACCTGCAGTAGGGAATTGTCTATTCAGAAAGTAGGGAGTTTTCACTCCCACAGGAGCACGAACAGGAAAAATGGCAACAATAATTTTCTGTGCATTATAAGTAGCGAATAGATATCTGTTTGTATCTGCTTATGAGTTCCATTATTTTTCAGAGCAACCCTTCATACCTGTTTGGCTCCCAGAACAACTGGCACCATACATTCTGGTTCAGTAGCCTGTGTGCTTTCATCAATTAAAATGGAACGAAACTGCATTTTTGCAAGTCTTGGGTCACCTGCTCCCACGCATGTGCAGCAAATAACATCTGCATTCTGATAAACAGACAAAAACACGTATTTCAGCACCAGCACCCTCAGCACTGTTTTTAACATTTACTTATCCAACCTTCACTAGTCTGCAAAAAAATGACACGTCCGAACAGAGAAAAGGAGTCTGTACCATAAGTAATTCACGCTCTGCTGTTCGTTTCAGTGCACGATAGCGTTTCTCATCAGCAGATGACAATTCTCCAGTTTCATCTTTCAGCTGCTGCAATTTCTGGAGCTCAGGCATACTACACAGCAAAGGAATTTGAAATCAAAACAATCATGTTTTCTTCTTAAAATTCAAGTGTACAACTCCTGATATTTGGGGTTCTAGGGCTCCCTTGAGCAGAATGGCAGTTGTGCAGTggactttttttgtgtgtggcagtcacagaatcatagaatatcagagttggaagggacctcaggaggtcatttagtccaaccccctgctcaaagcaggaccaatccccaatatttgccccagatccctaaatggtcccctcaaggattgaactcacaaccctgggtttagcaggccaattgctcaaaccactgagctatccctcccccaccctagtCCACAAGGGACAACTGAATTCACATTATTTATTAAGTCATGGCTTATCCCAATCACTGCATTAGATCGAATGCATTTTGCCATTCTCATGTAGATAACCTACTGCAACACCAAGCACCCAAGCCATTTTTCTTGGACAACTTACCTATCCATGTTTCTGATCTGGTTGTGCAATGCCAGGAAAGATACAGGAGAATCAATTGCCTCGCGGCTTTTAGCACATAGACGAACGACTTTTAGTCCTGTCTGATGGATCTTCTCAGTGAGCTGATCCACAGCTATGTTACTTGGAGCACAAACTAACACAGgccttaaaaattaaacaaaagaaaaaaaatgtcagcACAAGTGATGAGGAATTATAAAACTTTCCTAGAGGAAAAAAAGCTAACCAAGACAAGATCAGAATCATCCAAAATCTGAATATATCCTAAAGATAAGTTATTCACATATGTTTTTCAAATTCAGCATTTTGAAAGTCTTTCCAGGAGTGGCACACTTCTGGAAGAAATGTTCCAACTGTAGCAAGACAGCATTGTATTTTAAGTATATACTTTAATAGCTGTAGAATATAATTTCTATTTATCAATACAGAGAAAGTGCTTAAAGTATCACACAGCTTcaacatatataaaatattcagTTATCAGTTAAAATTTCTTACCCATTGCCCTGCCTAGCTAAATGGTAGACAATAGTGGCTGATGTCACAGTTTTTCCTGTACCAGGGGGACCTTGGATAAGGCTCAGAGGACGCTGCAAGACAGTCTTTACAGCATAAACCTGAAAAAAGTTTTGCTATTTTAGCATATCATTTGTACTTAAAGTAGGTAAGCATAGTTTTTTCACTCAAGTTTATAATCCTTGTATGTAAATCCTTTATGAAATTATGGCTGACAAGAGAAAAGATAGGATTACCTGAGAATGGTTGAGGTCAGGAAGTCCTTGTGCTGTAAAACGCTTTGGCAGCTGGCATTTAATAATCACATCTTCTACCTCATGACCTAACAGTTTGTGGTAGATGTAGCCAGAAACTGAAGTTTCATCCACAGCAAATGTTTTTAAAGCACTCTGCATTCTGCAAGTGAAAACACAGATCACAAAACACGAactgaatgtatttatcctcaaacTTCTGTAACGTGGAGGTTAATTAGGTACAAGACACAAAAAACTCAAAAACCCATTAGCTTAATAAGCAGGTTGGGGAGGAGACAAAACACTTTCAGCCTGGCAAACAGAGTTAGCCTTCTGTCGTTCTGCTAGCAAACACTGAGCTCCCGATGTTCTTATGCAAGTGAACCATTGTGTGTTTCCAAAGAAGGAAAAACTCCAAGGAAGGCAAACACCACTACAGATAGTTAAGATTACTTTCCAGACGCCCCCCAGGGTTTGAGGAAGAGTTGTGTTAAACAGGTTTCTTTCCGAGCAGCCACACATGGCTCACAAAACTCTGTACATAAAAGTCTGAAGACTTTACTGTCCCAATGATTACTAAAAGATTGCAGTTCAGATTTCATTGCCGTTTTCAGCCGTTAAGGTTTTAGAGACAAAGCTGGATACTTATATGCGACTGAACTGTTACGTGATTTCATTGCAAAGTGACGGTGTTTTTAGAACAAACAGGCTAGCCAAAAGAAACCCGAAGTGCCTACTTAGGTTGCTAGCCTGCACTAAAGCCGGTGACGTCACATCTTCACTATTTTACcagtgctagctagattaaagctagcatgggtatgcctaTTCATGCTACAAGCACACCTTCACTTGCGGTGAAGACATATCCAAAATGGACTGAAGCTCTAGAGAATAACCAGAAAAGATGAAATCTGAGAAAAGGTTTGTCTCCCCTTTCTTTTATGTTAATAATATTCATGATGCAAATCAATGTGCATTCAGAATGAGGTACACAAATGAGGAGTTCAATGATGCTTTTGAGATCAGATCAAGTTCTAAACAgaatactcaaaaagaaaatagCTCTCTCTGAAGCAAAGGACCTATATGCTCCCAGTTTTGGTATGTGCACCTCATTTTCTTTCTGGAAGTGAACTTCATGAAACAGATACAGAAGTACTTCCTCCCCAGTAAAAATTCAAATTGAACTCTGGGAAAAAGTGTTTTGATTCTATCAAACACCTGCTGGACTCTAAAATGTTTTCTGAATGCCAGTAAGTTTACATACCTGTCAAATGAAGTGGACTTCCACACAAAATCCACTTGGAAGTTATGAGTAACCTCCACAGGTGCTCCAACACTGCTCCTCAGCTCAATAGCTATCTCATCACCATAATCTGAAGAGCCTTGTTAAGTAGTAATTTATCTTATAAATTTGGAATTtatttttccactttaaaaatattggaaAGTAGAAATATAAGCAGATCCGTGGGCATCAGCTGGACAGTGATTAAAGCAGTTaatttcctttcttcctcttttcctgtctcctgtGGGCAGATCATCTCAGGTACTTCTGTGGACTCCCATTATTGTAGTGTCTAAGCACTTCAcagtttaatgtatttatcctcacaaccctgCTGTGAGGTAGGGCTGTGCTAttaccccattgtacagatgtggAATTGAGGCACACAGAAACTAAGCGACCTGCCCAAGGTAACAAGTACTTTATGTGCATGAGTGAAAGAATTAATTTGGGCTGGAAGCAACAGAAACCTCCATTTTCCTCTGAAGAACTGCCTCAATCCCATTATTGTATCACTGAGATCAAACTGATGAACTACTCAAGTCACAGTGCAGCTGTGTCAGTGAAATGATCTGCATCTctggaaaaaaaagtaaaggatACTATCAGGAACTTTAATAACATGACCAATTCCTTTCCACAAAGGGGCCAGGTCTCCTTTATATCTCAGGCAGATTTCGTCTCCCTGCATAAGACGCATATCTAAACAGAAGAACATTCAAGCAGTTATTTTTGAAGTCTGTACTGGTAAATCAACCctccaacaaaaacaaaagtaacaAAACTGTTCTATACCCCAAGACAGACCATCAGACTGTATGCAATTTTTATGTTACTTACTGGTTACAACACACCTAGCTCAAAACAATCTAAGAAGATATAACTTAGACATCATTACCTGAGTCAGTCTTTGGCAAAGTGAAGTAAGCAATTCTCTTCTTGTTCAAGCCCAGGTCCCATCTCACCGTGATGTTATCTTGGGTCTAAGTTGTAAAGAAAAGGCATCTTTTACTTTCTAAAAGAATTGTACCAGAGATGTTTCCTGACTATCCTCCTTTTCTGTAATGCTCAGAACAGCCAAATATTTACAAACACTTAGAGAGTTTATACCATTTGCATAACAACTGTATTTCTACAAAACTGAATTACTTACCAGCAACTGGCACCATTGAGGTACTGAGCCATCATCTCCAATTTCTTTACTGTTTCTTCAAGAATGCTGCTTTTGGCCCCAAAGATGTTGAATTTCAGGCACTGTACATAAGCGTGTGCGCTAATCACATATGCCAGGTGTTTATGTGCCCCCATACGACACCCTAAGTTCCGCTGGGAGCCCATCTGAGAAATCCAAAACTGGCAGATAGGCAAGTGTGGTTCCATGGAGGAGATGACCCAACAGAATGCCAATGAAACTGGTAACAGTTCTCTCAAAGTTGGGATGTCCTCCACAGAATCACATTCTCTAAAGACTAAGAAGGAGATTCCCTCTCAAAGAAGGAAGGAGAGACTAAGGATTCAGACATGTTTCAAAACCCAGTAGCACCACTGTTGCTTTCTGTCatacaccccaccccccgcctccaAGCTCTTTAAATTGTGTGTGATCATTTTCCATCTACCTCCTATGGTACAAGTAATGATAATGGTGACAGTTGCTACTGTAGTAAAGAGCCTTACGTTTATTTCACTTAAATCTTCTCTTTTCTATTGTTAGGAGCCAGGTGTTTCATGTTATCAATTTGAACTGCTTAAGTATAACTAAATAATAAGCATCTTTCAATGTTTCAATCACACTACCTGAGACTCCTTGAGTTTCTTGTCGTAATCTGCTTCAAGCTTGACTAGAGGTCCAAAAATATTTTGGTACTGATAAGCATCCTCATATCTAAGTAAGACATGCTGCGGTTCTTCATCAACACCAGGTTTTTCCAAGTCTTCAAGGGTTGCAGATGGATTTTCCTAGAATTGAGAAACGGTACATTAAGTTCTAAGGCATGAGATCCACAACGTCAAGTTGACCAGACTTTCGTTGTCAAAGCTGAGATAAGAGTAGTGAACAGTACAGGGATAGTAAAgtagattttaaaaactgtttcagaCTAAAAATTCAGTCCTCTAAAAAGTGACTAAACACAGCATCACGGCGTTTCTTATTTACCagctttggtttttttgttttttaaactgttatCCCCACAAGCTCGGACTTGGACATGAAAGTTAAGTTGTGTTCTCTGGGACAGACACCACTATCAATAATAAATGACCTAAGGCAAAATTCTGACCTCAATTAAAACTGTGCAAACTCATTAAAATTGCTCTCCCTTAGCTGGGTTGTCTCTGAACTGCTATTAGAAGTAAAAGTTTGTCACTGAAGTTAGATAAGACTGAATACCAAGAGCAGACTGGCATCTCCTTACTCAGATATTTGTATATAATCATTGCTTAGAGTAGAACTGAACTTTAATCTAATATGTTAATACAGGTAAGGAAATTTGGTTTTACAAATACAGTTTAAACTGGCAGTGTCCTTTCGATGTTAAATGATCGAGTGTGTTGGAATTTTGTGACCTACTCAAAAATGCAGACTGCTAACAAAAATTCAGAACCCAAAGCATTATCCACTATTAACCAAACAATCCTTTCTTCCATCCGATTAGTAATCTCCCAAACCCTCACTCTCATGAACTGCTATCCTATGTCCAGTTTGTCAAGACTTTGGATGGTAAAGTCGGTGTGGGGAACATGTCTGCATGAATGTAAAATGCTCTGTAAACCTATGGCATAATACAAATGGTTAATAAGGAGGTCTCTTCCATCATGGTTAAATACACAGAATGTTTAATATTTGGCTACACATTCCTAATTTAGAGTGGCACATACCTTCCAGAGTTCTTCCAGTTTGTTAATTTGTTGAGCTGTAATCTGACGTGCTCTCAACTGCTCCTGTTCAGAAGGAATCTTTACCAGCCAGGAAAGGAAACAGCGGTCTTGGATAAGAGGTTGCCACTGTGAGCTGTCCCAATTAATATCCTTTAAACTGCTCTGACTGGCACACGGTTGCCTGCACAATCAAGATATTGATAATGAATTTATTAAATTAGACAAGTGTTAAAACAAGTTTACCCATGTGAAGTTATGCTTTTGAAGTCAAAtctttcaatattttcaaaaattaaactgGGCCAAGAGGCCACAATGATTAGATGCTGCACTTGCCACTATGATATCATGGAGATGAGCGCTCTCAAAATATTCATGAATGATACTGCATCACTTTGACAATCCTAGCATCTAAGGTAGCAAGTTCCTAAGAGTGTGCCTCTGATTCAGTTACTGTTCATTAGGGTGGCATACAGAACGGAAACAGAGGACTATTTCTAATATGCCATTACATAATTAAATAAGAGAATAGAAGCTTACCATAGAAATGGATCTTCTACTGCCAGATAAATGACAAGCTATAGCATTCATCAGATATAGCAGAGACAATGATTTCATGACTATGTTCTATTATAGGACCATTTTCAATTTAATATAGGATTACTCTGCTCTTGAACAGCTGTAATCTTATGGGCTGAGAGAAGTCTTGTCAGTCTGAACCACAGTACACCACTCTAGTTAGAGGTTAATGTGCCAGCTTCCAAATAGAAGTGTTACTTTGGTATATCGGACATAAAATTATTCAAAAGTTTAATGTGTTTAATGAAAGGAAAGACTCACCGCCTGAGACTCCCTTCATAAAACTAGGATGATTTCccagaataaaagaaaatgtatttattccAATATGCCTTGGAAAATGTTATTTAATACATGAAGCCTAAGCACTCACCCACAAACTGCCTGATGACAGCTC from Eretmochelys imbricata isolate rEreImb1 chromosome 25, rEreImb1.hap1, whole genome shotgun sequence includes:
- the UPF1 gene encoding regulator of nonsense transcripts 1 isoform X2; translated protein: MSVEAYGPSSQTLTFLDTEEAELLGADTQGSEFEFTDFTLPSQTQTPPGPAHGGPGQGPPGPGQGPPGQIEAQVNGPDGILQNGAVDDNVAKTSQLLAELNFEEDEEDTYYTKDLPVHACSYCGIHDPACVVYCNTSKKWFCNGRGNTSGSHIVNHLVRAKCKEVTLHKDGPLGETVLECYNCGCRNVFLLGFIPAKADSVVVLLCRQPCASQSSLKDINWDSSQWQPLIQDRCFLSWLVKIPSEQEQLRARQITAQQINKLEELWKENPSATLEDLEKPGVDEEPQHVLLRYEDAYQYQNIFGPLVKLEADYDKKLKESQTQDNITVRWDLGLNKKRIAYFTLPKTDSDMRLMQGDEICLRYKGDLAPLWKGIGHVIKVPDNYGDEIAIELRSSVGAPVEVTHNFQVDFVWKSTSFDRMQSALKTFAVDETSVSGYIYHKLLGHEVEDVIIKCQLPKRFTAQGLPDLNHSQVYAVKTVLQRPLSLIQGPPGTGKTVTSATIVYHLARQGNGPVLVCAPSNIAVDQLTEKIHQTGLKVVRLCAKSREAIDSPVSFLALHNQIRNMDSMPELQKLQQLKDETGELSSADEKRYRALKRTAERELLMNADVICCTCVGAGDPRLAKMQFRSILIDESTQATEPECMVPVVLGAKQLILVGDHCQLGPVVMCKKAAKAGLSQSLFERLVVLGIRPIRLQVQYRMHPALSAFPSNIFYEGSLQNGVTAADRVKKGFDFQWPQPDKPMFFYVTQGQEEIASSGTSYLNRTEAANVEKITTKLLKAGAKPDQIGIITPYEGQRSYLVQYMQFSGSLHTKLYQEVEIASVDAFQGREKDFIILSCVRANEHQGIGFLNDPRRLNVALTRARYGVIIVGNPKALSKQPLWNHLLNYYKEQKVLVEGPLNNLRESLMQFSKPRKLVNTINPGARFMTTAMYDAREAIIPGSVYDRSSQGRPSNMYFQTHDQIGMISAGPSHVTAMNIPIPFNLVMPPMPPPGYFGQANGPAAGRGTPKGKTGRGGRQKNRFGIPGTSQSNLPNSQASQDVVSQPFSQGPLTQGYISMSQPSQMSQPGLSQPELSQDSYLGDEFKSQMDVALSQDSTYQGERAYQHGGVTGLSQY
- the UPF1 gene encoding regulator of nonsense transcripts 1 isoform X1: MSVEAYGPSSQTLTFLDTEEAELLGADTQGSEFEFTDFTLPSQTQTPPGPAHGGPGQGPPGPGQGPPGQIEAQVNGPDGILQNGAVDDNVAKTSQLLAELNFEEDEEDTYYTKDLPVHACSYCGIHDPACVVYCNTSKKWFCNGRGNTSGSHIVNHLVRAKCKEVTLHKDGPLGETVLECYNCGCRNVFLLGFIPAKADSVVVLLCRQPCASQSSLKDINWDSSQWQPLIQDRCFLSWLVKIPSEQEQLRARQITAQQINKLEELWKENPSATLEDLEKPGVDEEPQHVLLRYEDAYQYQNIFGPLVKLEADYDKKLKESQTQDNITVRWDLGLNKKRIAYFTLPKTDSDMRLMQGDEICLRYKGDLAPLWKGIGHVIKVPDSSSDYGDEIAIELRSSVGAPVEVTHNFQVDFVWKSTSFDRMQSALKTFAVDETSVSGYIYHKLLGHEVEDVIIKCQLPKRFTAQGLPDLNHSQVYAVKTVLQRPLSLIQGPPGTGKTVTSATIVYHLARQGNGPVLVCAPSNIAVDQLTEKIHQTGLKVVRLCAKSREAIDSPVSFLALHNQIRNMDSMPELQKLQQLKDETGELSSADEKRYRALKRTAERELLMNADVICCTCVGAGDPRLAKMQFRSILIDESTQATEPECMVPVVLGAKQLILVGDHCQLGPVVMCKKAAKAGLSQSLFERLVVLGIRPIRLQVQYRMHPALSAFPSNIFYEGSLQNGVTAADRVKKGFDFQWPQPDKPMFFYVTQGQEEIASSGTSYLNRTEAANVEKITTKLLKAGAKPDQIGIITPYEGQRSYLVQYMQFSGSLHTKLYQEVEIASVDAFQGREKDFIILSCVRANEHQGIGFLNDPRRLNVALTRARYGVIIVGNPKALSKQPLWNHLLNYYKEQKVLVEGPLNNLRESLMQFSKPRKLVNTINPGARFMTTAMYDAREAIIPGSVYDRSSQGRPSNMYFQTHDQIGMISAGPSHVTAMNIPIPFNLVMPPMPPPGYFGQANGPAAGRGTPKGKTGRGGRQKNRFGIPGTSQSNLPNSQASQDVVSQPFSQGPLTQGYISMSQPSQMSQPGLSQPELSQDSYLGDEFKSQMDVALSQDSTYQGERAYQHGGVTGLSQY